Genomic DNA from Brassica rapa cultivar Chiifu-401-42 chromosome A04, CAAS_Brap_v3.01, whole genome shotgun sequence:
CAATATTGCATTACATTTTAGTTATGTTACAAAATGATCAATGTACCATCGTAATTATGGTCACATgtaacgtagagagagagagaaaaaaacgtAGAGAGACATGACAATCTACCACCGGTTAAACCCGGTCTAAAAATCTCGCATCGCCGCTTAAAAATGCCAATCACTTGTTACGGTTCGTCACCTGTCTTCCCGGTAATCCCGTCCTCTCTATTTAACATTCCAAAAGCTCTcccaaattaaatataaataattaatttattcattTTCTCACCAATCCTTGCACAAAAATTCAAACTCCGTCCCAACGACCCACACACCGATTATTACCTTACGCGCCACGATCCGTCCGCGAGAAAACCTTCTCTAAACGATggagccgccgccgccgccgcctaAGTCAGATATCGAAGTGAAGATTGCGCAGAATCCAAACCCGTCGCCGATCGTCGATCCGAAAGCTACGGATCAAGGACCGAAGAAGGGAGGCGACAACGCGAGCATCGAGATTGAAATCGAGACGAAAGGGAGCGATCCAACAACGGTGCAACCGCCTGTTCGAACTGGATCGAAGAAAAACGTCCATTGGAGCCCCGAATTGGTTTCCGGGTCTCAGGAACCGGATCATTCGTCTTACCCGGCCGGATCTAACCCGTACATTGCTCGTTCTCCACCAGAGACAACCGATGCTTCATTAAAAGGTTAAGAGTGTATATTAGGTTTCGTAACGGTCACGTTGTGTGTCCTAGCCttttattaatgttttcaaACCCGGCCCGACCCGTGACCCGGTTCGGATTTAAACTTttgatcttttttatttatttataattggAGCAGATACGATGGAGTCTGTGAAAGGAGCGCTAGGGAGATGGGGAAGGAAAGTTGCTGAAGCTGCAAAGAAGACGGAGAGCCTCGCGGGGAACACGTGGCAGCATcgtaagttcttttttttttttttattacaatggGATCTTGTCTGAATGATGTTTGTACTTTTGAGTGATATCTCTTATGTTCCAACCAGTGAGAACTGCTCCGAG
This window encodes:
- the LOC103864356 gene encoding GLABRA2 expression modulator-like; translation: MEPPPPPPKSDIEVKIAQNPNPSPIVDPKATDQGPKKGGDNASIEIEIETKGSDPTTVQPPVRTGSKKNVHWSPELVSGSQEPDHSSYPAGSNPYIARSPPETTDASLKDTMESVKGALGRWGRKVAEAAKKTESLAGNTWQHLRTAPSFADAAMGRIAQSTKVLAEGGYEKIFRQTFETDPEEELLNSFACYLSTSAGPVMGVLYVSNANLAYSSDNPLSYKNEGQTQWSYYKVVIPLHQLKAVNPSASIVNPAEKYIQVISVDNHEFWFMGFLNYEGAVTSLQESLQDSGLRSV